The following are encoded together in the Streptomyces rapamycinicus NRRL 5491 genome:
- a CDS encoding helix-turn-helix domain-containing protein, with protein MRTTQAPEYPLLTAAVAAAEVGVAPATIRKWVQLKHLRPAGRQGKAFLYRLEDVFAAERATQRRT; from the coding sequence ATGAGGACCACACAGGCGCCCGAGTATCCGTTGCTGACCGCCGCCGTGGCCGCCGCGGAGGTGGGCGTCGCCCCGGCCACCATCCGCAAGTGGGTGCAGCTGAAGCATCTGCGGCCCGCGGGGCGTCAGGGCAAGGCGTTCCTCTATCGGCTGGAGGATGTGTTCGCGGCCGAGCGGGCCACACAACGGCGTACGTGA
- a CDS encoding amidase domain-containing protein, with product MKSTTFRSAVGAVLTAALSAVVPPASAASAAESPAAAGTVDTATARSFGRLADAVLTQRTAALLDNNKQSVRRAAPLAEKNVRLSARQTRTEDTALSTLHTRKARLAALGEAYTSADTRVAVDRIRVEAGQATVRATETTTLTYKKIRGDEPATTGFQAHHRLSFAATADGKWQLTGLTSTDDGPLAVNEPATARVATARTTALPEATPAAISKPSQPQTKPAGSHNYAAMASYAEKYWQNYNPAYRKFNEAGGDCTNFVSQSLKAGGWANKSGDAEDYRSWWYDTSYQSTSWVGANEWSWFTLDAKRATNLANVYYMGVGDVMQMDFDKDGSKDHTMIVTYRSSSGVPYMTYHSVNTYRKSVASIIASYPNSLYYAYRT from the coding sequence GTGAAGTCAACGACCTTCAGATCCGCCGTGGGGGCCGTGCTGACGGCGGCCCTGTCCGCCGTGGTCCCGCCCGCCTCCGCCGCGAGCGCGGCGGAGAGCCCGGCGGCGGCCGGCACCGTGGACACCGCGACCGCGCGGTCCTTCGGACGGCTGGCCGACGCGGTGCTGACCCAGCGCACGGCGGCTCTGCTGGACAACAACAAGCAGTCGGTGCGGCGCGCGGCCCCGCTCGCCGAGAAGAACGTCCGCCTGTCGGCCCGGCAGACCCGGACCGAGGACACCGCGCTGTCCACGCTGCACACCCGCAAGGCGCGGCTCGCCGCCCTGGGCGAGGCGTACACCTCCGCCGACACCCGGGTGGCGGTGGACCGGATACGGGTCGAGGCCGGGCAGGCCACGGTCCGGGCCACCGAGACCACGACGCTGACCTACAAGAAGATACGCGGCGACGAGCCCGCGACCACCGGCTTCCAGGCGCACCACCGGCTGAGCTTCGCCGCCACGGCGGACGGTAAGTGGCAGCTGACCGGCCTCACCTCGACCGACGACGGCCCGCTGGCGGTCAACGAGCCCGCCACCGCGCGGGTGGCGACGGCCCGGACGACGGCGCTGCCCGAGGCGACGCCCGCCGCCATCTCCAAGCCGTCCCAGCCGCAGACGAAGCCCGCCGGAAGCCACAACTACGCGGCGATGGCCTCGTACGCGGAGAAGTACTGGCAGAACTACAACCCCGCCTACCGGAAGTTCAACGAGGCCGGCGGGGACTGCACCAACTTCGTGAGCCAGTCCCTGAAGGCGGGCGGCTGGGCCAACAAGTCCGGCGACGCCGAGGACTACCGCAGCTGGTGGTACGACACCTCGTACCAGTCGACGTCCTGGGTGGGCGCCAACGAGTGGTCCTGGTTCACCCTGGACGCCAAGCGGGCCACCAACCTGGCGAACGTCTACTACATGGGCGTCGGTGACGTCATGCAGATGGACTTCGACAAGGACGGGTCCAAGGACCACACCATGATCGTCACCTACCGGAGCTCCAGCGGGGTGCCGTACATGACGTACCACTCGGTGAACACCTACCGGAAGTCCGTGGCGAGCATCATCGCCTCGTACCCGAACTCGCTCTACTACGCCTACCGCACCTGA
- a CDS encoding GNAT family N-acetyltransferase gives MQSTTFPPRTADLFTQGLENRPGSALLRFGAARRRSADRLSCRWTPDEPPAHPGEERVVELGEHHHEELLAFLREHSPGHSTGPGSAGISLWAGIRDENGRLVACGALSSLRDSGAPLMASVATDARLRGQGLGAALASFLTRYAVRRYGFCTLWQLADNAPAERLYTRLGYRDEDLCVAARIAAR, from the coding sequence ATGCAGTCCACGACGTTCCCTCCCCGCACCGCGGATCTGTTCACCCAGGGCCTGGAGAACCGCCCGGGCTCCGCTCTGCTGCGCTTCGGCGCGGCGCGCCGACGGTCGGCCGACCGGCTCAGCTGCCGCTGGACGCCGGACGAGCCGCCCGCCCATCCGGGTGAGGAGCGGGTGGTCGAGCTCGGTGAACACCACCACGAGGAGTTGCTGGCCTTTCTGCGGGAGCACAGCCCGGGCCATTCCACCGGCCCCGGCTCCGCCGGTATCAGCCTGTGGGCCGGGATCCGGGACGAGAACGGGCGGCTGGTGGCCTGCGGTGCCCTGAGCAGCCTGCGGGACAGCGGCGCCCCGCTGATGGCGTCCGTGGCGACCGACGCCCGGCTGCGCGGCCAGGGGCTCGGCGCGGCGCTGGCCTCCTTTCTCACCCGGTACGCGGTACGCCGGTACGGCTTCTGCACCCTGTGGCAGCTCGCCGACAACGCCCCCGCCGAACGGCTCTACACCCGCCTCGGCTACCGCGACGAGGACCTCTGCGTGGCCGCGCGGATCGCCGCACGCTGA
- a CDS encoding beta-glucosidase family protein, with protein sequence MPGALSRRSALSLLGGTMAVAATGGSGWPAAASGPGAATGPAPGPGSRVDSLIGRMTIEEKLSLLHGAKDPHGLGQAGYTPGVPRLGIPPLRLADGPAGVRVTRHATALPAPVLLASAFDPGLAREYGRTIGREGRALGQDVLLSPMVNLIRTPYAGRNFETFGEDPLLTSELVAEEVRGIQDEGLIATVKHFAMNNQEHERESIDVIVDERTMRELELPGFEAAVRAGAGAVMSAYNKVNGAFAGESGPLLTGVLREDWGFDGWVMTDWHAAHSTAAALGAGLDMEMPDGEYFGGALRKAVADGTVPEAEVDRAAGRVLTVMDRFGLLDGGAPPRPGRDPGAGARTALKVATAGGVLLRNERGTLPLTGPAARSIAVIGPTGSIPFVSGGGSAHVVPDHAASPLEAIRERAGRGARVDYARGEDVFGKKIPAAALSPAAGLEKRKVAAGKSWTYDGTLTVAEADEWTFVLHFSGPPTGRPKVLLDGEELFPFRAGLGEYFTGGFVSATPDGLAVRRTAVELTAGRHRLKVAAKGGGEGLTFRLRRTTSATRAADVAEAVRAARAAHSVVLFGYEDATEGRDRTTVALPGHQNALIAAVAEANPRTTVVLNTSSCTSMPWLERTGAVLQMYYPGQEGAAATTALLFGDANPGGRLTQSFPVSDDRHPMAGDPRRYPGVNGREEYSEGVRTGYRWYDAEGVRPLFPFGHGLSYTTFAYAGLRLRRRGSGLEAVFTVRNTGRRAGAEVAQVYVGPSPDLPLDQAGRSLAGFRRIHLRPGQARKVTVRVAARALSAWDSERHGWVLGTGRRTVEVGSSSRDPRLRGHIEVRHGS encoded by the coding sequence ATGCCGGGCGCCCTGTCACGCCGTTCCGCCCTGTCCCTCCTGGGCGGGACGATGGCCGTCGCCGCCACTGGTGGCAGTGGATGGCCCGCGGCCGCTTCCGGCCCCGGAGCCGCCACCGGGCCCGCCCCCGGGCCCGGCTCCCGGGTGGACTCCCTCATCGGCCGGATGACCATCGAGGAGAAGCTTTCGCTGCTGCACGGCGCGAAGGATCCCCACGGCCTCGGGCAGGCCGGGTACACCCCCGGTGTCCCCCGGCTCGGCATTCCCCCACTCCGGCTCGCGGACGGGCCCGCCGGCGTACGGGTCACCCGGCATGCCACCGCGCTGCCCGCGCCGGTGCTGCTCGCCTCCGCCTTCGATCCGGGTCTGGCGCGGGAGTACGGGCGCACCATCGGGCGCGAGGGCCGTGCGCTGGGCCAGGACGTGCTGCTCTCCCCCATGGTCAATCTCATCCGCACTCCATACGCCGGGCGCAACTTCGAGACCTTCGGCGAGGACCCCCTGCTCACCTCCGAGCTGGTGGCCGAGGAGGTGCGCGGGATCCAGGACGAGGGCCTGATCGCCACCGTCAAGCACTTCGCCATGAACAACCAGGAGCACGAGCGGGAGTCGATCGATGTCATCGTCGACGAGCGGACCATGCGGGAGTTGGAGCTGCCCGGCTTCGAGGCGGCCGTACGGGCGGGCGCGGGGGCGGTCATGAGCGCCTACAACAAGGTCAACGGGGCCTTCGCCGGTGAGAGCGGGCCGCTGCTGACCGGGGTGCTGCGCGAGGACTGGGGCTTCGACGGCTGGGTGATGACCGACTGGCACGCCGCCCACAGCACCGCGGCGGCCCTCGGCGCCGGGCTCGACATGGAGATGCCGGACGGCGAGTACTTCGGCGGCGCGCTGCGGAAGGCGGTGGCCGACGGGACCGTACCGGAGGCCGAGGTGGACCGCGCGGCCGGCCGCGTCCTGACCGTCATGGACCGCTTCGGCCTGCTGGACGGCGGCGCCCCGCCCCGGCCCGGCCGGGACCCCGGGGCCGGGGCGCGCACCGCACTGAAGGTCGCCACGGCCGGCGGCGTCCTGCTGCGCAACGAGCGCGGCACACTGCCGCTGACCGGGCCCGCCGCCCGGTCGATCGCCGTGATCGGGCCCACCGGCTCCATCCCCTTCGTCAGTGGCGGCGGCAGCGCCCATGTGGTCCCCGACCACGCCGCGAGCCCGCTGGAGGCGATCCGGGAGCGCGCCGGAAGGGGGGCCCGGGTGGACTACGCCCGGGGCGAGGACGTGTTCGGCAAGAAGATCCCCGCCGCCGCGCTCTCCCCGGCCGCCGGGCTGGAGAAGCGGAAGGTGGCGGCGGGGAAGAGCTGGACGTATGACGGCACCCTCACCGTGGCCGAGGCCGATGAGTGGACGTTCGTGCTGCACTTCAGCGGTCCGCCCACCGGCCGCCCGAAGGTGCTGCTGGACGGCGAGGAGCTGTTCCCGTTCCGGGCCGGCTTGGGCGAGTACTTCACCGGTGGCTTCGTCAGCGCCACCCCGGACGGCCTCGCCGTGCGCCGGACGGCCGTCGAGCTGACGGCGGGAAGGCACCGGCTGAAGGTCGCCGCCAAGGGCGGCGGGGAGGGGCTGACCTTCCGGCTGCGCCGCACCACCTCCGCCACGCGCGCCGCCGATGTGGCCGAGGCCGTCCGCGCCGCCCGCGCCGCGCACAGTGTGGTGCTCTTCGGCTACGAGGACGCCACCGAGGGCAGGGACCGCACCACCGTCGCCCTCCCCGGCCACCAGAACGCGCTGATCGCCGCCGTCGCCGAGGCCAACCCGCGCACGACCGTCGTCCTCAACACCTCCTCGTGCACCTCGATGCCCTGGCTGGAGCGCACCGGCGCCGTCCTCCAGATGTACTACCCCGGTCAGGAGGGCGCCGCCGCCACCACCGCCCTGCTCTTCGGCGACGCCAACCCCGGTGGCAGGCTCACCCAGTCCTTCCCCGTCTCCGACGACCGCCATCCGATGGCCGGGGACCCCCGGCGCTACCCCGGGGTGAACGGCCGTGAGGAGTACTCCGAAGGCGTCCGGACCGGCTATCGCTGGTACGACGCCGAGGGGGTGCGGCCCCTCTTCCCCTTCGGCCACGGCCTGTCGTACACCACCTTCGCCTATGCGGGGCTGCGGCTGCGGCGGCGTGGAAGCGGCCTGGAGGCGGTCTTCACCGTGCGCAACACCGGGCGGCGGGCCGGGGCGGAGGTGGCCCAGGTGTATGTGGGGCCCTCGCCCGATCTGCCGCTCGACCAGGCCGGGCGGTCCCTGGCGGGATTCCGGCGGATCCATCTGCGGCCCGGCCAGGCGCGGAAGGTGACGGTGCGGGTGGCCGCCCGGGCGCTGTCCGCATGGGACTCCGAGCGCCATGGATGGGTACTGGGCACCGGACGCCGGACCGTGGAAGTTGGCTCCTCCTCGCGCGATCCGAGGCTGCGGGGGCATATCGAGGTCCGCCATGGTTCCTGA
- a CDS encoding phage tail protein, whose amino-acid sequence MPGMNPNEIRVAGTGRILTAPLGTTVPADVSTAWAAGWKDLGYTTTDGIKFNKKDKIDPVDTWQSVSPARFVYSDRDLTVKFQLLQLNEDTLPFFFGGALVTETEAESKVYRYELAAEPKKDERMLGVEFADGDVIKYRFVLRRGQVTETEELQLTRTAAVRLGVTFTALAVDNDTPLATWLMNDPAFAGS is encoded by the coding sequence ATGCCCGGAATGAACCCCAATGAGATCCGCGTCGCGGGCACCGGCCGCATCCTCACCGCCCCGCTCGGCACCACCGTCCCGGCCGATGTCTCCACGGCGTGGGCGGCGGGCTGGAAGGACCTCGGGTACACCACCACCGACGGCATCAAGTTCAACAAGAAGGACAAGATCGACCCGGTGGACACCTGGCAGTCGGTCAGCCCGGCCCGCTTCGTCTACTCCGACCGCGACCTCACCGTGAAGTTCCAGCTGCTCCAGCTCAACGAGGACACCCTGCCGTTCTTCTTCGGCGGCGCCCTGGTGACGGAGACGGAGGCCGAGTCCAAGGTGTACCGCTACGAACTCGCCGCCGAGCCGAAGAAGGACGAGCGGATGCTGGGCGTGGAGTTCGCCGACGGCGATGTCATCAAGTACCGGTTCGTCCTCCGCCGCGGCCAGGTCACCGAGACCGAGGAGCTCCAGCTCACCCGCACGGCCGCGGTCCGGCTCGGGGTCACCTTCACGGCACTGGCCGTGGACAACGACACCCCGCTGGCCACCTGGCTGATGAACGACCCGGCATTCGCCGGATCCTGA
- a CDS encoding SDR family NAD(P)-dependent oxidoreductase yields the protein MQIDLSGRTALVTGSTQGIGFAIAAGLARAGARVAVNGRRQESVEAAIQKLEEDTEGGSFIPAPGDITTDDGARQVIEAVPDTDVLVNNLGIFGATPPLEISDDEWRRYFEVNVLAAVRMIRSFLPGMKDRSWGRIMNVASDSAVVIPAEMIHYGMSKTALLAVTRGFAKDAAGTGVTVNSLIAGPTHTGGVEDFVYELVDPELPWDEAQREFMAKHRPQSLLQRLIEPEEIANMAVYLSSSFASATTGGAVRVDGGYVDSILP from the coding sequence GTGCAGATCGACCTTTCCGGTAGGACCGCCCTGGTCACCGGCTCCACCCAGGGCATCGGTTTCGCCATCGCCGCCGGGCTGGCGCGGGCGGGTGCCCGTGTCGCCGTCAACGGGCGCCGTCAGGAGTCCGTCGAGGCCGCCATCCAGAAGCTGGAGGAGGACACCGAGGGCGGCTCGTTCATCCCCGCCCCCGGCGACATCACCACCGATGACGGCGCCCGCCAGGTCATCGAAGCGGTGCCGGACACCGATGTCCTGGTCAACAACCTCGGCATCTTCGGGGCCACTCCGCCGCTGGAGATCAGCGACGATGAGTGGCGGCGCTATTTCGAGGTGAACGTCCTGGCCGCCGTCCGGATGATCCGGAGCTTCCTGCCCGGGATGAAGGACCGTTCCTGGGGCCGGATCATGAACGTCGCCAGTGACTCCGCCGTCGTCATCCCCGCCGAGATGATCCACTACGGGATGTCGAAGACCGCACTGCTCGCCGTCACCCGCGGCTTCGCCAAGGACGCCGCCGGTACCGGGGTCACGGTCAACTCGCTGATCGCCGGGCCGACCCACACCGGCGGGGTCGAGGACTTCGTGTACGAACTGGTGGACCCGGAGCTGCCCTGGGACGAGGCGCAGCGGGAGTTCATGGCCAAGCACCGGCCGCAGTCGCTGCTCCAGCGGCTGATCGAGCCCGAGGAGATCGCCAACATGGCGGTCTACCTCAGCTCTTCATTCGCCTCGGCCACCACCGGCGGAGCCGTGCGCGTGGACGGCGGCTACGTCGACTCGATCCTCCCCTGA